A genome region from Cervus canadensis isolate Bull #8, Minnesota chromosome 10, ASM1932006v1, whole genome shotgun sequence includes the following:
- the LOC122447867 gene encoding alpha-1,6-mannosyl-glycoprotein 2-beta-N-acetylglucosaminyltransferase-like, with amino-acid sequence MRFRIYKRKVLILTLVVAACGFVLWSSNGRQRKNEALAPPLLDVDPARGAGARAGDHLAVSVGIRQGSNESAAPLVAAAPQPEVDNLTLRYRSLVYQLNFDQTLRNVDKAGSWTPPPRELALVVQVHNRPEYRKLLLDSLRKAQGIDDVLVIFSHDFWSTEINQLIAGVDFCPVLQVFFPFSIQLYPNEFPGTDPRDCPRDVEKNAALRMGCINAEYPDSFGHYREAKFSQTKHHWWWKLHFVWERVKVLRDCAGLILFLEEDHYSAPDFYHVFKKMWKLKQLECPECDVLSLGTYTAIRNFYDVADKVDVKTWKSTEHNMGLALTREAYQKLIECTDTFCTYDDYNWDWTLQYLTVSCLPKFWKVLVPQVPRIFHAGDCGMHHQKTCRPATQSAQLESLLNNNKQYLLPETLTISEKFMTALSPPRKNGGWGDIRDHELCKSYRRLQ; translated from the coding sequence ATGAGGTTCCGCATCTATAAGCGGAAGGTGCTGATCTTGACGCTCGTGGTGGCCGCCTGCGGCTTCGTCCTCTGGAGCAGCAATGGGCGACAAAGGAAGAACGAGGCCCTCGCCCCGCCGCTGCTGGACGTCGATCCCGCGCGGGGTGCGGGCGCCCGGGCCGGGGACCATCTCGCCGTGTCGGTGGGCATCCGCCAGGGCTCCAACGAGTCGGCGGCTCCGCTGGTCGCCGCTGCCCCGCAGCCCGAGGTGGACAATCTGACGCTGCGGTACCGGTCCCTGGTGTACCAGCTGAACTTTGACCAGACGCTGAGGAATGTAGATAAGGCCGGCTCCtggacccccccaccccgagaGCTGGCGCTGGTGGTCCAGGTGCACAACCGGCCCGAATACCGCAAACTGCTGCTGGACTCACTTCGAAAAGCCCAGGGAATCGACGACGTCCTCGTCATCTTTAGCCATGACTTCTGGTCGACCGAAATCAATCAGCTGATTGCTGGGGTGGATTTCTGTCCAGTTCTGCAGGTGTTCTTTCCTTTCAGCATTCAGTTGTACCCTAACGAGTTCCCCGGCACTGACCCTAGAGATTGCCCCAGAGACGTGGAGAAGAATGCGGCTTTGCGGATGGGATGCATTAATGCTGAATATCCCGACTCCTTCGGCCATTATAGAGAGGCCAAGTTCTCCCAAACTAAACACCACTGGTGGTGGAAGCTGCATTTTGTATGGGAGAGGGTCAAAGTCCTTCGAGACTGTGCTGGCCTCATACTTTTCCTAGAGGAGGATCACTACTCAGCCCCAGACTTTTACCATGTCTTCAAAAAGATGTGGAAATTAAAGCAGCTAGAGTGCCCCGAGTGTGATGTTCTCTCCCTGGGGACCTATACTGCCATTCGAAATTTCTATGACGTGGCTGACAAGGTAGATGTGAAAACGTGGAAATCCACAGAGCACAATATGGGTCTGGCCCTGACCCGGGAAGCCTATCAGAAGCTGATTGAGTGCACAGACACTTTCTGTACTTATGATGATTATAACTGGGACTGGACCCTTCAATATTTGACTGTATCTTGTCTTCCAAAATTCTGGAAAGTGCTGGTTCCTCAAGTTCCTAGGATTTTTCATGCTGGAGACTGTGGTATGCATCACCAAAAAACTTGTAGACCAGCCACCCAGAGTGCCCAACTTGAGTCACTCTTAAATAATAACAAACAGTACCTGTTGCCAGAAACTCTAACTATCAGTGAGAAGTTTATGACAGCCCTTTCCCCACCTAGGAAAAATGGAGGGTGGGGAGATATTAGGGACCATGAACTCTGTAAAAGTTATAGAAGACTgcagtaa